A single region of the Lotus japonicus ecotype B-129 chromosome 4, LjGifu_v1.2 genome encodes:
- the LOC130710426 gene encoding uncharacterized protein LOC130710426 encodes MNGRARTTLHSMKPPLNDTKGKMEGGGNRTMAGGRRSNRERKMALLQDVDKLKRKLRHEENVHRALERAFTRPLGSLPRLPPYLPPYTLELLAEVAVLEEEVVRLEEQVVNFRQGLYQEAVYISTKRNAENLSDPIDQTPIRSSKHQRSKSMSQSEFNSTMITTRLPQPSLARSASSRKLLFSSDTVTDQTAGKLAHGKQLHRKQDSFSSIPEEGRGKENRSSSNLVKDKQSPEKKLGKIITPVKRSPFKQESAEKSLDHLKLQLDWRLSEQERAQTSSSSSDDKVSEVDSTPNRVSEDLVKCLSSIFMRISTSKDKFGESKTPSRFISALNQCSKEKDQFCDPYGICSESKTREVGPYKNVCEVKAATVDFNRTTNAVFLIHRLKFLLGKLASLNLKGLNHQEKLAFWINTYNSCMLNAYLEQGIPESPEMVVALMQKAMIVVGGQLLNAITIEHFILRLPYHLKFTCPKAAKNEEVKARSIFGLEWSEPLVTFALSCGSWSSPAVRVYTASKVDDELEAAKRDYLQASVGITETNKLIIPKLLDWYLLDFAKDLDSLLDWICLQLPDQIRNQAVKCLQERGTDSVSQRVQMMPYDFSFRLLLHQ; translated from the exons ATGAATGGCAGAGCACGCACCACTCTTCACTCAATGAAACCTCCTTTGAATGACACCAAA GGGAAGATGGAAGGTGGAGGAAACAGAACAATGGCTGGGGGGCGTCGATCCAATCGAGAAAGGAAGATGGCTTTGCTACAAGAT GTGGATAAGTTGAAGAGGAAGCTCAGACATGAAGAGAATGTACATAGAGCCTTAGAAAGAGCATTCACAAGACCTCTGGGATCCCTACCTCGTCTTCCTCCTTATCTTCCTCCATAT ACATTGGAGCTTCTAGCTGAAGTAGCAGTGTTGGAGGAGGAAGTGGTTAGACTTGAAGAGCAGGTTGTGAATTTTAGACAAGGTTTATATCAGGAAGCAGTGTACATTTCCACAAAAAGGAATGCAGAGAATTTGAGTGACCCTATTGACCAAACCCCTATTAGGAGTTCCAAGCACCAGAGATCAAAATCCATGTCCCAAAGTGAGTTTAATTCAACTATGATAACAACAAGGTTGCCTCAGCCTTCTCTAGCCAGAAGTGCTTCCAGCAGAAAGCTGTTATTCTCCTCTGATACTGTCACTGATCAAACTGCTGGGAAGCTAGCTCATGGGAAGCAATTGCACAGAAAGCAAGATTCATTCTCTTCTATCCCAGAAGAGGGAAGGGGAAAGGAGAATAGGTCATCTAGCAACTTAGTGAAAGATAAGCAATCTCCAGAAAAGAAACTGGGTAAAATCATTACTCCAGTAAAGAGGTCTCCATTCAAACAAGAATCAGCTGAGAAGAGCTTGGATCACTTGAAGTTGCAG TTGGATTGGAGATTATCAGAGCAGGAAAGGGCACAGACTTCATCAAGTTCATCAGATGATAAAGTGTCAGAAGTTGATAGCACGCCCAATAGAGTTTCAGAGGATCTTGTGAAATGCTTGTCTAGCATATTCATGAGAATTAGCACATCCAAGGACAAATTTGGGGAATCTAAGACGCCTTCGCGCTTCATATCAGCATTGAACCAATGCAGCAAGGAAAAGGATCAGTTCTGTGATCCTTATGGTATCTGTTCAGAATCTAAAACAAGAGAAGTTGGCCCTTATAAGAATGTATGTGAAGTTAAAGCCGCCACGGTTGATTTCAACAGAACAACAAATGCAGTGTTTCTAATCCACAGATTAAA GTTCCTACTTGGGAAACTTGCCTCTTTAAATTTGAAGGGCCTTAATCATCAGGAAAAACTTGCATTCTGGATAAACACTTATAATTCCTGCATGCTAAAT GCATATCTAGAACAAGGCATACCTGAGAGTCCTGAAATGGTTGTAGCACTAATGCAAAAG GCAATGATAGTAGTGGGGGGCCAGTTGCTCAATGCAATTACAATAGAGCATTTTATCTTGAGACTTCCTTATCATCTGAAGTTT ACATGTCCAAAAGCTGCAAAAAATGAAGAGGTGAAAGCACGAAGCATATTTGGCCTGGAATGGTCTGAGCCTTTAGTAACATTTGCACTTTCCTGTGGAAGCTGGTCTTCACCTGCA GTGAGAGTGTACACAGCATCAAAAGTTGATGATGAGTTAGAAGCAGCAAAGAGAGACTATTTACAGGCTTCAGTTGGCATTACAGAAACAAACAAGTTAATAATCCCCAAGTTACTGGACTGGTATTTACTAGACTTTGCAAAGGACCTGGATTCTTTATTAGACTGGATCTGCCTCCAACTACCTGACCAAATAAGAAACCAAGCAGTTAAATGCCTTCAAGAAAGAGGAACAGACTCGGTTTCACAGAGGGTACAAATGATGCCCTATGATTTCAGTTTCCGGTTGCTTTTACACCAATAA